A single region of the Streptomyces virginiae genome encodes:
- a CDS encoding sensor histidine kinase: protein MSHPAPPRDDTRTLTTVAHTAFFLLLGASVVRFLLRHPGEPRTPWIIALSVTLALLYVLGPALGAAPTARRLLWLGLVVTTWTVLVVLAPSFAWCAVPLFFTALRTLPPRAAVVLVALLTTFVVIAQLQLAKSFDPNLLLAPPAVAALATAVFVHMERQAQAQRTLIDDLIRTRRELAATERREGTLAERQRLSMEIHDTLAQNLSSQQMLLQAADRTWDSDPATARAHVRTATGIAAHGLAEARRLVHDLAPSELADGAGLAEALRSLDAGPDIEVRFHLEGTPAPLPDRVQSALLRIAQGALANVREHSGARTAALTLSFLGDQVVLDIADDGHGFTEPRTDTAGRGHGLPAMRARVRQLGGTLTIESTPGEGTVLSAAIPLEPAP from the coding sequence GTGAGCCACCCCGCCCCGCCGCGCGACGACACCCGCACGCTGACCACCGTCGCCCACACCGCGTTCTTCCTGCTCCTCGGCGCCTCCGTGGTCCGCTTCCTGCTCCGCCACCCCGGCGAACCCCGCACCCCGTGGATCATCGCCCTCAGCGTCACCCTGGCCCTGCTCTACGTCCTCGGCCCCGCCCTCGGCGCCGCCCCCACCGCCCGGCGGCTCCTGTGGCTCGGCCTGGTCGTCACCACCTGGACGGTCCTCGTCGTCCTCGCGCCGAGCTTCGCCTGGTGCGCCGTACCGCTGTTCTTCACCGCCCTGCGCACCCTCCCCCCGCGCGCCGCCGTCGTCCTCGTGGCCCTCCTCACCACCTTCGTGGTGATCGCCCAGCTCCAGCTGGCCAAGTCCTTCGACCCCAACCTCCTCCTCGCCCCGCCCGCCGTCGCCGCCCTCGCCACCGCCGTCTTCGTCCACATGGAGCGCCAGGCCCAGGCCCAGCGCACCCTCATCGACGACCTGATCCGCACCCGCCGCGAGCTGGCCGCCACCGAACGCCGCGAAGGCACCCTCGCCGAACGGCAGCGGCTGTCCATGGAGATCCACGACACCCTCGCCCAGAACCTGTCCAGCCAGCAGATGCTGCTCCAAGCCGCGGACCGCACCTGGGACAGCGACCCGGCCACCGCCCGCGCGCACGTCCGTACCGCCACCGGCATCGCCGCGCACGGCCTCGCCGAAGCCCGCCGGCTCGTCCACGACCTGGCCCCCTCCGAGCTCGCCGACGGCGCCGGCCTCGCCGAAGCCCTGCGCTCCCTCGACGCCGGCCCGGACATCGAGGTCCGCTTCCACCTCGAAGGCACCCCCGCCCCACTCCCCGACCGCGTCCAGTCCGCCCTGCTGCGCATAGCCCAGGGCGCGCTGGCCAACGTCCGCGAGCACTCCGGCGCCCGTACGGCCGCACTCACCCTGAGCTTCCTGGGCGACCAGGTCGTCCTGGACATCGCCGACGACGGCCACGGCTTCACCGAGCCCCGCACCGACACGGCCGGACGCGGCCACGGCCTCCCGGCCATGCGGGCCCGCGTCCGCCAGCTCGGCGGCACCCTGACGATCGAATCCACGCCGGGCGAGGGCACCGTCCTCTCCGCGGCCATCCCCCTGGAGCCGGCCCCATGA
- a CDS encoding DUF7927 domain-containing protein gives MLTGAAIGLVLAVTGTAGPAQAHTGTASASAGAAASKARAVCPPTPLWANTGGNDQRLIQYDTTGTALSNVPLARDYGDIAFSPNGSTLYGVDFPGSPDTATLYTIDPVTGAETSSRPISGPLAAVTSVPAVNGLTARADGMLIAGSFNSSQIFLIDPATGVSTLFPASFPAGIVSAGDFITLDDGDVLAFGTADAASPSPVFRIRPDNTVVQIGTVPQTFGAAKSAGSVYAFASNGDINLLTSLPTTASTAPLPVTTVEATGRGFYGATSAQDSGSCVAPAYTVAKSASPTGPVNQGNTITYRLTVTNTGTVAGNGDFTDDPSDVLDDATFVPGSLTSTSGTANLAGNTLTWTGTLAPGGTATITYQVRVDSPDTGDHTLVNYVAPTAPGGSCASARSCSVTIHVKKKHDHKDCDKPGHGHKPGHGGKPGHDHDHGDPREGDEGKTL, from the coding sequence GTGCTGACAGGAGCGGCGATCGGCCTCGTGCTGGCCGTCACCGGCACCGCGGGACCCGCGCAGGCGCACACGGGGACGGCATCGGCCTCGGCCGGAGCCGCCGCGTCGAAGGCGCGGGCGGTGTGCCCGCCGACGCCGCTGTGGGCGAACACCGGCGGGAACGACCAGAGGCTCATCCAGTACGACACGACGGGCACCGCGCTCAGCAACGTCCCGTTGGCCCGCGACTACGGCGACATCGCCTTCAGCCCCAACGGCTCGACGCTGTACGGGGTGGACTTCCCCGGATCCCCCGACACCGCCACCCTCTACACCATCGACCCCGTCACCGGTGCGGAGACGTCCAGCCGGCCGATCTCCGGACCGCTCGCGGCGGTCACGTCGGTACCCGCCGTCAACGGCCTGACCGCCCGCGCGGACGGAATGCTCATCGCCGGCTCGTTCAATTCGAGCCAGATCTTCCTGATCGACCCCGCCACGGGCGTCTCCACGCTCTTCCCCGCCTCCTTCCCGGCCGGCATCGTCTCGGCGGGTGACTTCATCACCCTGGACGACGGCGACGTCCTCGCCTTCGGCACCGCGGACGCCGCGAGTCCGTCCCCGGTGTTCCGGATCCGCCCCGACAACACCGTCGTCCAGATCGGTACGGTCCCCCAGACCTTCGGCGCGGCCAAGTCCGCGGGCAGCGTCTACGCCTTCGCGTCCAACGGCGACATCAACCTGCTGACCAGCCTGCCCACCACGGCGTCGACGGCGCCGCTGCCGGTGACGACCGTCGAGGCGACGGGCCGCGGCTTCTACGGGGCCACCTCCGCGCAGGACAGCGGCAGCTGCGTCGCGCCCGCCTACACCGTGGCGAAGTCCGCGTCACCGACCGGACCGGTGAACCAGGGCAACACCATCACCTACCGGCTCACCGTCACGAACACCGGCACCGTCGCCGGGAACGGCGACTTCACCGACGACCCGAGCGACGTCCTGGACGACGCCACCTTCGTGCCCGGCTCGCTCACCTCCACCAGCGGCACCGCGAACCTCGCCGGGAACACGCTCACCTGGACCGGCACCCTGGCACCCGGCGGCACCGCGACCATCACCTACCAGGTGCGGGTCGACTCCCCGGACACCGGCGACCACACCCTGGTCAACTACGTGGCGCCCACCGCGCCGGGCGGCTCCTGCGCGTCGGCGCGCTCCTGCTCGGTCACGATCCACGTCAAGAAGAAGCACGACCACAAGGACTGCGACAAGCCCGGCCACGGTCACAAGCCCGGGCACGGCGGCAAGCCCGGTCACGACCACGACCACGGTGACCCGCGCGAAGGGGACGAGGGCAAGACCCTCTAG
- a CDS encoding response regulator: MTTILLCDDHVVVRAGLLALLGSEPDIEVLGEAGSGEEAVALAAKLHPDVVLMDLQLGEGIDGVEATRRITALPRPPHVLVLTTYDTDADITRAIGAGATGYLLKAERPEELFAAIHSAAQGRTTLSAPVASRVMAHMRGTRPTLTDRELDILGQLARGLGNRDIARALFISEATVKTHLGRIYDKLGVDTRAGAVSVAKEQRLLP, translated from the coding sequence ATGACCACGATCCTCCTCTGCGACGACCACGTCGTGGTCCGCGCCGGACTCCTGGCCCTGCTCGGCAGCGAACCCGACATCGAGGTCCTCGGCGAGGCGGGCAGCGGCGAGGAAGCCGTCGCCCTCGCCGCGAAACTCCACCCCGACGTGGTCCTGATGGACCTCCAGCTGGGCGAGGGCATCGACGGCGTCGAAGCCACCCGCCGCATCACCGCCCTCCCCCGCCCCCCGCACGTCCTGGTCCTGACCACCTACGACACCGACGCGGACATCACCCGCGCGATCGGCGCGGGCGCCACCGGCTACCTCCTCAAGGCCGAACGCCCGGAGGAACTCTTCGCCGCCATCCACTCCGCGGCCCAAGGCCGCACCACCCTGTCCGCGCCGGTCGCCAGCCGGGTCATGGCCCACATGCGCGGCACCCGCCCCACCCTCACCGACCGCGAACTCGACATCCTCGGCCAGCTGGCCCGCGGCCTGGGCAACCGAGACATCGCCCGCGCCCTGTTCATCAGCGAGGCCACCGTCAAGACCCACCTGGGCCGCATCTACGACAAGCTCGGCGTCGACACCCGCGCGGGCGCCGTCTCCGTCGCCAAGGAACAGCGCCTCCTGCCCTGA
- a CDS encoding GlcG/HbpS family heme-binding protein: protein MNTRTRVLTGTALAVALGAGAFGAVSASATPASDVAAASVASVSSKKDGPADKNFTTTTHLTVDAATRAAQAALKAAESENQKVTVAVVDRNGNTIVTLRGDGAGPQSYDSAQRKAFTAVSWNAPTSVLVGRLAQTPNLKDIPGTLFLGGGTPVQANGAPVAGIGVAGAPSGDLDEKFAKAGVDALGK, encoded by the coding sequence ATGAACACCCGCACCCGCGTTCTCACCGGTACCGCCCTCGCCGTCGCCCTGGGCGCCGGAGCCTTCGGTGCCGTGAGCGCCAGCGCGACCCCCGCCTCCGACGTCGCCGCGGCGTCCGTCGCCTCGGTCTCCTCGAAGAAGGACGGGCCGGCCGACAAGAACTTCACCACGACGACGCACCTCACCGTCGATGCCGCGACCCGCGCCGCCCAGGCCGCGCTGAAGGCCGCCGAGTCGGAGAACCAGAAGGTGACGGTCGCCGTCGTCGACCGCAACGGCAACACCATCGTCACCCTGCGCGGCGACGGCGCGGGTCCGCAGTCCTACGACTCGGCGCAGCGCAAGGCCTTCACCGCCGTGTCCTGGAACGCGCCGACCTCGGTGCTCGTGGGCCGCCTCGCCCAGACCCCGAACCTGAAGGACATCCCCGGCACCCTCTTCCTCGGCGGTGGCACCCCGGTGCAGGCGAACGGCGCGCCCGTCGCCGGTATCGGTGTGGCCGGTGCCCCGAGCGGTGACCTGGACGAGAAGTTCGCCAAGGCGGGCGTGGACGCGCTCGGCAAGTAG
- a CDS encoding M1 family metallopeptidase, whose translation MELRALSRFAAPAVAALLALTTGCTGDTVQGRPGASGLRDPYFPRAGNGGYQVDHYALDLDYDPADGQLRGTAVITARAEQGLSSFNLDFSGLKVEGVTVQGEGARYNRTGNELTVRPAEDLEKGEVFRTEVEYSGKPKPLADPDGSEEGWITLRDGAVAVGEPLGSMTWFPGNHHPSDKATYDITLTVPRGYEAVSNGELRSRVEGTDGRTVFAWHSPEPMASYLATAAIGRYKVTTGRTPSGVGLYSAVAPGEDVAGGGALARMPEIVEWGSGRFGPYPFASAGAIVLPAGTLGYALETQGRPVYPGAPSEELVVHELAHQWFGDSVSPKSWKDMWLNEGFATYAEWLWAEDHGGPTAQEHFDAFRTGDTDVDEEADGDWAAFPPADPPGPKDISAHPVYYRGAMVLHRMRQEVGDEKFFALVRGWAEDHRHKNASTADFTAYAEEKTGRDLKKVWDVWLYGKARPA comes from the coding sequence GTGGAACTCCGCGCGCTCTCCCGCTTCGCCGCCCCCGCCGTCGCCGCCCTGCTCGCCCTCACCACGGGGTGTACGGGAGACACGGTGCAGGGGCGGCCGGGTGCGTCGGGGCTGCGTGATCCGTACTTCCCTCGGGCCGGGAACGGCGGCTACCAGGTCGACCACTACGCGCTGGACCTGGACTACGACCCCGCCGACGGGCAGCTGCGCGGTACGGCCGTGATCACCGCCCGCGCCGAGCAGGGGCTCAGCTCCTTCAACCTGGACTTCAGCGGTCTGAAGGTCGAGGGCGTGACCGTCCAGGGCGAGGGGGCCCGGTACAACCGGACCGGCAACGAGCTGACGGTGCGCCCCGCCGAGGACCTGGAGAAGGGCGAGGTCTTCCGTACGGAGGTCGAGTACAGCGGGAAGCCGAAGCCCCTCGCGGATCCGGACGGCTCCGAGGAGGGCTGGATCACCCTGCGGGACGGCGCGGTCGCGGTCGGCGAGCCGCTCGGTTCGATGACCTGGTTCCCCGGCAACCACCACCCCAGTGACAAGGCCACGTACGACATCACGCTCACCGTTCCGCGCGGCTACGAGGCGGTGTCGAACGGCGAGCTGCGTTCCCGCGTCGAGGGGACGGACGGGCGGACGGTGTTCGCGTGGCACAGCCCGGAGCCGATGGCGAGCTATCTGGCGACCGCCGCCATCGGGCGGTACAAGGTGACGACCGGGCGGACGCCGTCGGGGGTCGGCCTCTACAGCGCGGTGGCGCCCGGTGAGGACGTGGCCGGTGGCGGTGCGCTCGCGCGGATGCCGGAGATCGTGGAGTGGGGCAGCGGCCGGTTCGGCCCGTATCCCTTCGCCTCGGCGGGTGCGATCGTACTGCCCGCCGGGACGCTCGGCTACGCGCTGGAGACCCAGGGCCGGCCCGTCTACCCCGGTGCGCCGAGCGAGGAGCTCGTCGTGCACGAGCTCGCGCACCAGTGGTTCGGCGATTCGGTGTCGCCGAAGTCGTGGAAGGACATGTGGCTCAACGAGGGTTTCGCGACCTACGCCGAGTGGCTGTGGGCCGAGGACCACGGCGGGCCCACGGCGCAGGAGCACTTCGATGCCTTCCGGACCGGTGACACGGACGTCGACGAGGAGGCCGACGGCGACTGGGCGGCGTTCCCGCCGGCCGACCCGCCCGGGCCGAAGGACATCTCCGCGCACCCGGTGTACTACCGCGGCGCGATGGTCCTGCACCGGATGCGGCAGGAGGTGGGCGACGAGAAGTTCTTCGCCCTGGTGCGTGGTTGGGCCGAAGACCATCGCCACAAGAACGCGAGCACGGCCGACTTCACCGCCTACGCCGAGGAGAAGACGGGGCGGGACCTGAAGAAGGTCTGGGACGTGTGGTTGTACGGGAAGGCTCGCCCCGCGTAG
- a CDS encoding NAD(P)/FAD-dependent oxidoreductase translates to MTINGGISFWYATAPSRTPATPPRAPLTTDTTADVVIVGGGYTGLWTAYYLKLAAPDLRITVLEQKFCGYGASGRNGGWLYNGIAGRDRYAALHGLPAARRLQQAMNATVTEVVDVAAKEGIDADIHRGGVLEVARTPAQLGRLKAFHAAELAFGETDRELYDAPATRARLDIADAVGSSWSPHGARIHPLKLVRGLAAACERLDVVIHESTPVTEISAGKAVTPYGTVRAPYVLRCTEGFTAALKGQKRSWLPMNSSMIVTAPLPAETWSRLGWSDSTLLGDMAHAYMYAQRTADDRIAIGGRGVPYRFGSRTDNDGRTQPATVSALTDLLFSFFPALTGTEISHAWSGVLGVPRDWCATVTLDRASGLGWAGGYVGSGVATANLAARTLRDLVLGESTELTTLPWVNHRVRRWEPEPLRWLGVQALYAAYREADRREAATHAPTTASLARLADRISGRH, encoded by the coding sequence ATGACGATCAACGGCGGTATTTCCTTCTGGTACGCGACCGCGCCCAGCCGCACCCCGGCCACCCCACCCCGCGCACCCCTCACCACCGACACCACCGCCGACGTCGTCATCGTCGGCGGCGGCTACACCGGCCTGTGGACCGCCTACTACCTCAAGCTCGCCGCCCCCGACCTGCGGATCACCGTCCTGGAGCAGAAGTTCTGCGGCTACGGCGCCTCCGGCCGCAACGGCGGCTGGCTCTACAACGGCATCGCCGGCCGCGACCGCTACGCCGCCCTCCACGGTCTCCCGGCCGCCCGCCGCCTCCAGCAGGCCATGAACGCGACCGTCACCGAGGTCGTCGATGTCGCCGCCAAGGAGGGCATCGACGCCGACATCCATCGCGGCGGTGTCCTCGAAGTCGCCCGCACCCCCGCCCAGCTCGGCCGCCTCAAGGCCTTCCACGCCGCCGAGCTCGCCTTCGGCGAGACCGACCGCGAGCTGTACGACGCCCCCGCCACCCGCGCCCGCCTCGACATCGCCGATGCCGTCGGCTCCAGCTGGAGCCCGCACGGCGCCCGCATCCACCCCCTGAAGTTGGTCAGGGGCCTGGCCGCGGCCTGCGAACGTCTCGACGTGGTGATCCACGAATCGACCCCGGTCACGGAGATCTCCGCGGGCAAGGCGGTCACGCCCTACGGCACGGTCCGCGCCCCCTACGTGCTGCGCTGCACCGAGGGCTTCACCGCCGCCCTCAAGGGCCAGAAGCGGTCCTGGCTCCCGATGAACTCATCGATGATCGTGACGGCCCCGCTGCCCGCCGAGACCTGGTCCCGGCTGGGCTGGTCGGACAGCACACTGCTGGGCGACATGGCCCACGCGTACATGTACGCGCAGCGCACCGCCGACGACCGGATCGCGATCGGCGGCCGCGGGGTGCCGTACCGCTTCGGCTCGCGCACCGACAACGACGGCCGTACCCAGCCCGCCACCGTCTCCGCCCTGACCGACCTCCTCTTCTCCTTCTTCCCGGCGCTCACCGGCACGGAGATCAGCCACGCCTGGTCGGGTGTGCTCGGCGTGCCCCGTGACTGGTGCGCCACCGTCACCCTGGACCGCGCCTCGGGCCTGGGTTGGGCGGGCGGCTACGTGGGCTCGGGCGTCGCCACCGCCAACCTCGCGGCCCGTACCCTGCGCGACCTGGTCCTCGGCGAGTCCACCGAGCTGACCACCCTGCCGTGGGTGAACCACCGCGTCCGCCGCTGGGAGCCGGAGCCCTTGCGCTGGCTGGGCGTCCAGGCCCTCTACGCCGCCTACCGCGAGGCGGATCGTCGCGAAGCCGCCACCCACGCCCCGACGACGGCGTCCTTGGCCCGCCTGGCCGACCGCATCTCGGGCCGGCACTGA
- a CDS encoding pentapeptide repeat-containing protein has product MARKGQQEQTVKAARRPELRLPEPTVWEGGELEPDGDYDGLEFADLDLAGQEGIGSRFMDCAVRRCALDEVGLAKARILDSVLEGVRGVGTDLSGASLRDVEVVDARLGGVQLHGAVLERVVVRGGKIDYLNLRKARLKDVVFEGCVLVEPDFAGAVLERVEFRDCALRGVDLSGVRMTDVDLREASVLEIARGVEALAGAVISPAQLFDLAPALAAQLGVRVVA; this is encoded by the coding sequence ATGGCGCGCAAAGGGCAGCAGGAGCAGACGGTGAAGGCGGCACGGCGGCCGGAGCTGCGGCTGCCCGAGCCGACGGTGTGGGAGGGGGGTGAGCTGGAGCCGGACGGGGACTACGACGGGCTGGAGTTCGCGGATCTCGACCTGGCGGGGCAGGAGGGGATCGGGTCCCGGTTCATGGACTGCGCGGTGCGGCGGTGTGCGCTGGACGAGGTGGGGTTGGCGAAGGCGCGGATCCTGGATTCGGTGCTGGAGGGGGTCCGGGGGGTGGGGACGGATCTGTCGGGGGCCTCGCTGCGGGACGTGGAGGTGGTGGACGCCCGGCTGGGCGGGGTGCAGCTGCACGGGGCGGTGCTGGAGCGGGTGGTGGTCCGCGGGGGCAAGATCGACTACCTGAATCTGCGGAAGGCGCGGCTCAAGGACGTGGTCTTCGAGGGGTGTGTGCTGGTGGAGCCGGACTTCGCGGGAGCGGTGCTGGAGCGGGTGGAGTTCCGGGACTGCGCGCTGCGGGGGGTGGATCTCAGCGGGGTGCGGATGACGGATGTGGATCTGCGGGAGGCGTCCGTGCTGGAGATCGCGCGGGGGGTGGAGGCGCTGGCCGGGGCGGTGATCAGCCCGGCGCAGCTGTTCGACCTGGCTCCGGCGCTGGCGGCGCAGCTGGGGGTGCGGGTGGTGGCCTAG
- a CDS encoding zinc-binding dehydrogenase, translated as MRAIRLHTFGPAENLSYEHTDTPVPAPGQVRIAVAAAGVHLLDTSLRQGIQGPPAPLPELPTIPGREVAGTVDALGPGTDPAWLGRTVVVHLGFAPGGYAQYAVADADRLHPVPPGLEPAEAVAMIGTGRTTLGILQFADLGPDSVALIPAAAGGIGTLLVQYAVNAGATVVALAGGPAKAALAAANGAHLALDHTDPTWPDAVRAHHPDGATVLFDSVGGDTARTALDLLAPGARHLVFGWSGGPLHLTDAERADLDARGITTQGVLGPTMLQRVGAPDPLRVLETRALAEAASGRLRPALTRYPLAEAATAHHDLETRATTGKVVLEP; from the coding sequence ATGCGAGCCATCCGCCTCCACACCTTCGGCCCCGCCGAGAACCTCTCCTACGAACACACCGACACCCCCGTCCCCGCCCCCGGCCAGGTCCGCATCGCCGTCGCCGCCGCCGGCGTCCACCTCCTCGACACCAGCCTCCGCCAAGGCATCCAGGGCCCGCCCGCCCCGCTCCCCGAACTCCCGACCATCCCGGGCCGCGAGGTCGCCGGCACCGTCGACGCCCTCGGCCCCGGCACCGACCCCGCCTGGCTCGGCCGCACCGTCGTCGTCCACCTCGGCTTCGCCCCCGGCGGCTACGCCCAGTACGCCGTCGCCGACGCCGACCGCCTGCACCCCGTACCGCCCGGCCTCGAACCCGCCGAAGCCGTCGCCATGATCGGCACCGGCCGCACCACCCTCGGGATCCTGCAGTTCGCCGACCTCGGACCGGACTCCGTCGCCCTGATCCCCGCCGCCGCCGGCGGCATCGGCACCCTCCTCGTCCAGTACGCGGTCAACGCCGGCGCCACCGTCGTCGCCCTCGCCGGCGGCCCCGCCAAAGCCGCCCTGGCCGCCGCCAACGGCGCCCACCTCGCCCTCGACCACACCGACCCCACCTGGCCCGACGCCGTACGCGCCCACCACCCCGACGGCGCCACCGTCCTCTTCGACTCCGTCGGCGGCGACACCGCCCGCACCGCCCTCGACCTCCTCGCCCCCGGCGCCCGGCACCTCGTCTTCGGCTGGTCCGGCGGCCCCCTCCACCTCACCGACGCCGAACGCGCCGACCTCGACGCCCGCGGCATCACCACCCAAGGCGTCCTCGGCCCCACCATGCTCCAGCGGGTCGGCGCCCCCGACCCGCTGCGCGTCCTGGAGACCCGCGCCCTCGCCGAGGCCGCCTCCGGCCGCCTACGCCCCGCCCTCACCCGCTACCCGCTCGCCGAGGCCGCCACCGCCCACCACGACCTGGAAACCCGCGCCACCACCGGCAAGGTCGTCCTGGAACCCTGA
- a CDS encoding ABC transporter ATP-binding protein → MASVTFDKATRLYPGGDKPAVDQLELEIQDGEFLVLVGPSGCGKSTSLRMLAGLEDVNGGAIRIGDRDVTHLPPKDRDIAMVFQNYALYPHMSVADNMGFALKIAGEDKATIRKKVEDAAKMLDLTQYLDRKPKALSGGQRQRVAMGRAIVRKPQVFLMDEPLSNLDAKLRVSTRTQIAALQRDLGITTVYVTHDQVEAMTMGDRVAVLKDGLLQQVDTPRNMYDRPANLFVAGFIGSPAMNLVEVPITDGGVKFGDSVVPVSREALSAAADAGDRTVTVGVRPEHFDVAESGGLTMVVNVVEELGADGYVYGSTTTAEGSQDLVVRVGGRQVPEKGSSLHVVPRADEIHVFSTSSGERLSK, encoded by the coding sequence ATGGCTTCTGTCACTTTCGACAAGGCGACCCGTCTGTACCCCGGCGGCGACAAGCCGGCCGTCGACCAGCTCGAGCTGGAGATCCAGGACGGCGAGTTCCTCGTCCTCGTCGGCCCGTCCGGCTGCGGCAAGTCCACCTCGCTGCGCATGCTCGCCGGCCTGGAGGACGTCAACGGCGGCGCCATCCGCATCGGCGACCGCGACGTCACGCACCTGCCGCCCAAGGACCGGGACATCGCGATGGTGTTCCAGAACTACGCGCTCTACCCGCACATGAGCGTCGCCGACAACATGGGCTTCGCGCTCAAGATCGCCGGTGAGGACAAGGCCACCATTCGCAAGAAGGTGGAGGACGCGGCGAAGATGCTCGACCTGACCCAGTACCTCGACCGGAAGCCCAAGGCGCTCTCCGGCGGTCAGCGCCAGCGCGTCGCCATGGGCCGCGCCATCGTGCGCAAGCCGCAGGTGTTCCTGATGGACGAGCCGCTGTCGAACCTCGACGCCAAGCTCCGCGTCTCCACCCGCACGCAGATCGCGGCGCTCCAGCGCGACCTCGGCATCACCACGGTCTACGTCACCCACGACCAGGTCGAGGCGATGACGATGGGCGACCGCGTGGCCGTCCTGAAGGACGGGCTGCTCCAGCAGGTCGACACCCCGCGCAACATGTACGACCGTCCCGCGAACCTCTTCGTCGCCGGCTTCATCGGCTCGCCGGCCATGAACCTGGTCGAGGTCCCGATCACCGACGGCGGCGTGAAGTTCGGCGACAGCGTCGTCCCGGTGTCCCGCGAGGCGCTGTCCGCGGCGGCCGACGCGGGCGACCGCACCGTCACGGTCGGCGTCCGCCCGGAGCACTTCGACGTCGCCGAGAGCGGCGGTCTGACCATGGTCGTGAACGTCGTCGAGGAACTCGGCGCCGACGGCTACGTCTACGGCTCCACCACCACCGCCGAGGGCTCGCAGGACCTCGTGGTGCGTGTGGGCGGCCGCCAGGTCCCGGAGAAGGGCTCCAGCCTCCACGTGGTGCCGCGCGCCGACGAGATCCACGTCTTCTCGACCTCCTCCGGCGAGCGGCTGTCGAAGTAA
- a CDS encoding GNAT family N-acetyltransferase yields the protein MIRSAEVSDVPVIHAMIRELAEYEKVPHEARATEEQLREALFGERPAVFAHVAETPEGEVVGFAVWFLSFSTWRGVHGIYLEDLYVRPGVRGGGHGKALLRELARTCVERGYERLEWSVLKWNAPTIAFYEALGARPQEEWDVYRLTDGALAELGGVR from the coding sequence ATGATCCGCAGCGCCGAAGTCAGCGATGTCCCCGTCATCCACGCGATGATCCGCGAGCTCGCGGAGTACGAGAAGGTGCCGCACGAGGCGCGGGCCACCGAGGAGCAGTTGCGGGAGGCGCTGTTCGGGGAGCGTCCGGCGGTGTTCGCGCACGTCGCGGAGACTCCGGAGGGGGAGGTCGTCGGGTTCGCGGTGTGGTTCCTGTCCTTCTCGACGTGGCGCGGGGTGCACGGGATCTACCTGGAGGACCTGTACGTGCGGCCGGGCGTGCGCGGTGGAGGTCACGGCAAGGCGTTGCTGCGGGAGTTGGCGCGGACGTGCGTGGAGCGGGGCTACGAGCGGCTGGAGTGGTCGGTGCTGAAGTGGAACGCGCCGACCATCGCTTTCTACGAGGCCTTGGGCGCCCGCCCGCAGGAGGAGTGGGACGTGTACCGGTTGACGGACGGCGCGCTGGCTGAGCTGGGTGGGGTGCGGTAG
- a CDS encoding aminoglycoside phosphotransferase family protein: MVEIPDGLVEAQVGFNGDAGREFIAALPGRAERFLERWELRRNGPVMHGVTALVLPVERADGSGAVLKLVAVDEESVGEPVALRAWDGQGCVRLLEHDVDTGTLLLERLDEGRDLAALAREDARQAVVVVGELVARLTAVPAPAGLRGLGGMAAGMLEEVPRALARLVEARDRRVLKDCAAAVAEVVGEPGDRLLHWDLHYENVLAGGREPWLAIDPKPLAGDPGFDLMPAIINNFRAGDVGWRFDLLTRVAGLERERARAWTLGRVLQNCLWDVEDGEVRLDEDQLTVAEVLLGR, from the coding sequence ATGGTGGAGATTCCGGACGGGCTGGTCGAGGCGCAGGTCGGGTTCAACGGGGATGCCGGGCGGGAGTTCATCGCCGCGTTGCCCGGGCGGGCGGAGCGGTTTCTGGAGCGGTGGGAGCTGCGGCGGAACGGGCCCGTGATGCACGGGGTGACGGCTTTGGTGTTGCCGGTGGAGCGGGCCGACGGGAGCGGGGCCGTGCTGAAGCTGGTGGCGGTGGACGAGGAGAGCGTGGGGGAGCCGGTCGCGCTGCGCGCGTGGGACGGGCAGGGCTGCGTACGGCTGCTGGAGCACGACGTGGACACCGGGACCCTGCTGCTGGAGCGGTTGGACGAGGGGCGGGATCTGGCGGCGCTCGCGCGGGAGGACGCGCGGCAGGCGGTGGTGGTGGTCGGGGAGTTGGTGGCGCGGCTGACGGCGGTGCCGGCTCCGGCGGGGTTGCGCGGGCTCGGTGGGATGGCCGCCGGGATGCTGGAGGAGGTGCCGCGGGCGCTGGCGCGGTTGGTGGAGGCGCGGGACCGGCGGGTGTTGAAGGACTGCGCGGCGGCGGTGGCGGAGGTCGTGGGGGAGCCGGGGGACCGGCTGCTGCATTGGGATCTGCATTACGAGAACGTGCTGGCGGGTGGCCGGGAGCCGTGGCTGGCGATCGACCCGAAGCCCTTGGCGGGTGATCCGGGTTTCGATCTCATGCCGGCGATCATCAACAACTTCCGGGCCGGGGACGTGGGGTGGCGGTTCGACCTGCTGACCCGGGTGGCGGGTCTGGAGCGGGAGCGGGCGCGGGCCTGGACGCTGGGGCGGGTGCTCCAGAACTGTCTGTGGGACGTCGAGGACGGGGAAGTGCGTCTGGACGAGGATCAGTTGACGGTCGCCGAGGTGCTGCTGGGGCGGTGA